The nucleotide window acaatgacAGCTGAGAAACTAATCAAtcttttgttgaaataaaaaaattaaaaaaggcaaacattaataaacaaatattaaaccaCAAGTATTACATTATAATACCAAATTCGGGggataaaaagaaataatataaaaatgtcaGGATTAATTGATAAAAGGTAAGAGCAACAATTAAagtagcataaatagtacgatggagacaaaatattttacagtgGACACGGACTTGCaaaattttgctttttaaaGTCGAAATTTgatcgtctttatttttttgtagaaaacgcAGTCGTGAAGATGATGTATTATGCGAATCAACGCCTTTGTCCAAACGTATTAACAATTTGCActtaacaaattttgaagagGGTCAATATAATCAACAACCACAACCTCAAAGTCATCAAAACAATCACTTACAACACTTAACCAAAGACATGATGGGAGAATCTTCTGGTCTGAAACCTATGACTGCCgacaaaaatatgtatgaaccAGAATTAGATGAATCTCAAAATCCATTTTATTacgtaaaaaacaaattattacacGATTTACATTTGGAGCGCCTTAAAAGGTGTTCAGTATAAAAATGGAGctacttttaaatattattttgcactatggtatttatttataatccTATTGAATAAATGATGTTTAAAGGAGTACAGATGTTATATTATttctatatattatatttaagtatttttcttatatttattataaaataattactaatttagtttaaaagtaaaattggaataaaaatacaatttgattcAGACATTTGttcttatattttctttatatatataattcttctgtacgtgtgttagtaactaaaatcctccttaacggctgggccgatttctaTGAAATATGTTGTATGGATGGTTTACATTCACAATTGAcatatataggaacaatgggaatggcatctcccatacaaagtaaaaatttattattgcatatctggagtactattatagtaggaatcttcaaactttgtgtgagctatgaccgaacaacgtttgccgggacagctagtttattataaaataattactaatttagtttaaaagtaaaatcggaataaaaatacaatttgattcAGACATTTCttcgatttgaaattaataatcTTGTAATGAGTCATCCctcaaaaaactgaaaaactcaaaattaacattttataaataacttCACCTAGacgatatttatattttacttttctaattagattacaaataatatttagGCTTATTGTAAATATTCAACTAccattttatgattatttattcaaagtatacaTTCCCAATAAAGCAGAGAACGATATGATAACGAATCATATTTTGAAAACGATATCAATAccgttttcaaatattttgtttccaataaaataaaaaactttaaacagtataattatttaaattaaaaattttcaaatatattaccCACAtaagtttttaagttttatgttGAAAGGACCGTAtgcaattattaaaaattttaaatatgtgcaACAAAATATGCACATGTTACATATAtgaaacatttataataaaagctGTAGCATGGAGATGTTATCACCTAGACGATATTGTTTGGTGTATTGGGTAGATCTaatatctaaataaaaattggaCTACGATATACATATTTCCCCATAGTTCgaaatagattttaaattaaaaatattccactaaaatttacgaaatattaacaacaaaaacatgaacaaaattccacaaaaaaatacaattttttttttgcgtatGTTccaggcgaattcatacaaggtggtgtcagttctacaaaaacaacgattggtcttaacaaatgtcaaaaaaccaaaatgaaaaattaaacaaataagtatttaaacttaatatagtgtagataattgaatagtgagggctttacttatttatgtaaacaataaatattttgttaataagcttagaatatgtagatatttaaatttaaaaacaagctttgacagttgttagaaccaaaaagcgaaaaaaaaattatcaactgtttgactgac belongs to Calliphora vicina chromosome 4, idCalVici1.1, whole genome shotgun sequence and includes:
- the LOC135957097 gene encoding uncharacterized protein LOC135957097 — translated: MSGLIDKRKRSREDDVLCESTPLSKRINNLHLTNFEEGQYNQQPQPQSHQNNHLQHLTKDMMGESSGLKPMTADKNMYEPELDESQNPFYYVKNKLLHDLHLERLKRCSV